The Dioscorea cayenensis subsp. rotundata cultivar TDr96_F1 chromosome 19, TDr96_F1_v2_PseudoChromosome.rev07_lg8_w22 25.fasta, whole genome shotgun sequence genome includes a window with the following:
- the LOC120249583 gene encoding protein IQ-DOMAIN 32-like has product MGKSTSSCLKIITCGGRSGGDSENEDLAETKAASENRRWSFRKKSSGHRVLSDTVISEPLSTVCDKETLQATTTKFDSPIHSNIPVKLQAEDKPKETLPLSPDLANSEVTSTQLADTKTESDDNVRELSAVVIQSAIRRYLAQKEHLKVKNVVKLQAVVRGHIVRRQAVGTLRCVQAIVKMQALVRVRYARQTIEKSTHSGNSNTKANKAQSSIQIVISNGFARQLLESAPKQKPIYINCEPSRPDSAAWKWLERWMAVTSSDIQEQILNKVDVPDFLEETNLDASEASSEVPITDFPMSSTSTLAVNGSAKPEDDDSIINTISGLEYQHPASNPCEALSSLEKVDQDNSNLEIQNLETSQLSAAKSEHAVQDTSNPVPVETSLEQNEASESIPELAINKSDSESQSPKSTNKGEPVEIEEKRFAFGSRRMTNPAFAAVQSKFEELSSSQSMGRSARSIDQDTVLQSKSDNVQSKVDPLIKAMDYPLSKNSVSYDSKAQMASSECGTEISISSALGSPERSETESGETALEAGAFVKENHGANDGANNAVNVTNLNAEANDSTSDLKTLQPQKKEGDGSETDLTVVAGMVQSEKQPPEPETSEIETHLEKPTDQLGYRSSPEGSPRRPTTILESSGISSTQNSVNAKSSKKDIVNQKAQMVEKRSPSTPINESGQRISTEQSPKDPKNAKRRTSFSTTKSDGVDHEPRLSSSKSLPSYMQATESARAKAQGSISPKSSPDVHDKDHARKRHSLPIANAKQDSSPRMQRSTSQAQQNAKERRWQR; this is encoded by the exons ACCAAAGCTGCATCAGAAAACCGCAGATGGAGCTTCCGAAAGAAGTCATCTGGCCATCGTGTTTTAAGTGACACTGTGATCTCAGAACCTTTATCCACCGTATGTGACAAGGAAACATTACAAGCTACCACCACTAAGTTTGACTCACCAATACATTCAAATATTCCTGTGAAACTGCAAGCAGAAGATAAGCCGAAGGAAACATTGCCCTTGTCTCCAGATTTAGCAAATTCTGAAGTCACTTCAACACAGCTTGCTGATACAAAAACTGAATCTGATGACAACGTGCGAGAGTTATCTGCTGTAGTCATCCAGTCTGCAATAAGGCGATATTTG GCACAGAAGGAGCATCTAAAAGTAAAGAATGTTGTCAAATTGCAAGCTGTTGTACGTGGGCATATTGTCAGAAGACAAGCTGTTGGCACTTTGCGTTGTGTCCAGGCCATTGTTAAAATGCAAGCACTTGTACGGGTTCGCTATGCACGCCAAACAATTGAGAAATCTACCCATTCG GGCAATTCGAACACAAAGGCAAATAAAGCGCAATCATCAATTCAGATAGTAATTTCTAATGGATTTGCACGGCAG CTTTTGGAGTCTGCACCCAAGCAAAAACCAATTTACATAAACTGTGAACCTTCAAGACCTGATTCAGCAGCATGGAAATGGTTGGAGAGGTGGATGGCTGTTACATCATCAGATATACAGGAACAAATTTTGAATAAGGTTGATGTTCCAGACTTTTTGGAAGAAACAAACCTGGATGCTTCTGAAGCATCAAGTGAGGTTCCAATTACTGATTTCCCTATGTCATCAACTTCAACATTAGCTGTGAATGGGTCTGCAAAACCAGAAGATGATGATTCAATAATAAATACTATTTCTGGTCTTGAGTATCAGCATCCTGCTTCAAATCCATGTGAGGCTTTGAGCTCTTTAGAGAAGGTTGACCAAGATAACTCCAATCTTGAGATTCAGAATTTGGAAACATCACAGCTGAGCGCTGCAAAATCTGAACATGCCGTGCAGGACACCTCTAATCCTGTTCCTGTTGAAACTTCATTGGAGCAGAATGAGGCTTCAGAATCAATACCTGAATTGGCAATCAATAAATCCGACAGTGAAAGTCAGAGTCCTAAGAGTACAAATAAAGGGGAGCCAGTTGAGATTGAGGAAAAAAGATTTGCTTTTGGGTCTAGAAGAATGACCAATCCTGCGTTTGCTGCTGTTCAGTCAAAATTTGAAGAACTAAGCTCATCTCAAAGTATGGGCAGGTCTGCTAGGTCTATTGATCAAGATACTGTACTTCAATCAAAATCAGATAATGTCCAATCTAAGGTGGATCCTCTAATAAAAGCTATGGATTATCCCTTGTCAAAGAACTCAGTTTCATATGATTCAAAAGCTCAAATGGCTTCATCTGAATGTGGTACTGAAATATCCATCTCCTCAGCTCTTGGCTCACCAGAAAGATCAGAAACTGAAAGTGGAGAAACCGCGCTTGAAGCTGGAGCTTTTGTGAAAGAAAATCATGGTGCAAATGATGGAGCAAATAATGCAGTTAATGTAACAAATTTAAATGCCGAAGCAAATGATTCTACCTCTGATCTGAAAACCCTTCAGCCACAAAAAAAGGAAGGTGATGGGAGCGAGACTGATTTGACTGTCGTTGCTGGTATGGTCCAATCAGAAAAACAGCCACCAGAGCCAGAGACTTCTGAGATAGAGACTCATTTAGAAAAACCTACAGATCAACTAGGTTATAGGTCATCACCAGAGGGATCTCCCAGAAGGCCAACAACTATTCTAGAGTCCAGTGGAATCTCCTCAACTCAGAACTCAGTAAATGCTAAGAGTAGTAAAAAAGACATCGTCAATCAAAAGGCTCAAATGGTAGAGAAGAGGTCGCCATCCACTCCCATCAATGAGTCAGGCCAAAGAATCAGCACAGAACAATCGCCGAAGGATCCCAAGAATGCAAAAAGGCGGACATCATTTTCCACAACTAAATCCGATGGTGTTGACCATGAACCTAGGCTCAGCAGTAGTAAATCACTTCCAAGTTATATGCAAGCCACGGAGTCAGCAAGGGCCAAGGCACAGGGGAGCATTTCTCCAAAATCTAGCCCAGATGTGCATGACAAGGACCATGCTAGGAAAAGGCATTCTTTACCCATTGCTAATGCGAAGCAGGATTCGTCTCCGCGCATGCAAAGGTCTACATCACAAGCACAACAGAATGCCAAAG AGAGGAGATGGCAGAGATGA